The following are from one region of the Francisella opportunistica genome:
- a CDS encoding ABC transporter ATP-binding protein produces MKNTKKNIYYFYLYINDLIKHSPSKFVLGCTLTIINTFCAGIGLLLLIPLLHFFGWNNHSESLTNIHLGILSELPKEIAIFIVLLLFLVLIVFAAVIDYVNTTVTNSFKKSYLYSLKKEFNYKIAHASWGYLIRNKIKDIEHLFSSGLAQISTLTMFSFQIISAILIALMYILFALIISPSLTLITIFLSLIIFTITHKFNPIINGQMNFAVHTKIHSAFSSFLDGVKLAKSYNTIDNYIEHFDILNKQSEALQMEFINSQKRISLFVKISSAIIMAIFFYAALVIFEIQLVSMIALLLVFARLLPNLTTIQQNYFRILNIVPIYIQTKDMIAELEKNKETQHKDFKIDLKDKIQLKNVDFCYANNKVLKNLNCCIYANQTVAIVGESGAGKSTLADLLLGILSADSGYIKIDNITLDEEHMYSWRELISYVPQDTYLFNESIKDNLLWAAPKATDEDIHEALKLAALYDFVVKLPNDINTVIGDRGVYLSGGQKQRLAIARALLRKPKVLLLDEATSALDIQNEELIYETLKKLKGQITIIIITHRLSTLRATDNIIVMNSGKIIEQGNYQKLSSIADSQFNKVFSINNNTKYLGEHI; encoded by the coding sequence ATGAAAAATACTAAAAAAAATATATATTACTTTTACCTATACATCAACGACTTGATAAAGCACTCGCCCTCTAAATTTGTATTGGGGTGTACATTAACTATTATCAACACATTTTGTGCAGGTATTGGTTTATTATTACTTATACCTTTATTACACTTTTTTGGCTGGAATAATCACAGTGAATCTTTAACAAATATACACTTAGGCATACTCTCTGAACTTCCCAAAGAAATAGCAATTTTTATTGTCTTATTGCTATTTTTAGTACTGATAGTTTTTGCAGCAGTGATAGATTATGTAAATACCACTGTAACAAACTCTTTCAAAAAATCTTATCTTTATAGCTTAAAGAAAGAATTTAACTATAAAATTGCTCATGCTAGCTGGGGATATTTGATAAGAAATAAAATTAAAGATATTGAACATCTATTCTCTAGTGGATTAGCACAAATATCTACTCTGACTATGTTTAGCTTTCAAATTATATCAGCTATACTTATTGCCTTAATGTATATTTTATTTGCGTTAATAATATCACCAAGCTTAACCTTAATCACAATATTTTTATCTTTGATAATCTTTACAATAACACATAAATTTAATCCTATTATTAACGGTCAAATGAATTTTGCTGTCCATACAAAGATACATTCTGCTTTTAGCTCTTTTTTAGATGGCGTAAAATTAGCAAAAAGCTACAACACTATAGATAATTATATTGAGCATTTTGATATCTTAAATAAACAAAGTGAAGCTTTACAAATGGAGTTTATCAATTCACAAAAGAGAATTTCTTTGTTTGTAAAAATATCCTCAGCTATTATAATGGCAATATTTTTCTATGCAGCTTTGGTAATTTTTGAAATTCAGTTAGTATCAATGATTGCACTTTTGTTGGTATTTGCAAGACTATTACCTAATCTAACAACGATACAACAAAATTATTTTCGCATCTTAAATATTGTGCCTATATATATACAAACAAAAGATATGATTGCTGAACTTGAGAAAAATAAAGAAACTCAACATAAAGATTTCAAAATAGATCTAAAAGATAAAATTCAACTTAAAAATGTTGATTTTTGCTATGCAAATAATAAAGTCTTAAAAAATCTAAACTGCTGCATATATGCAAATCAAACAGTAGCTATTGTAGGTGAATCTGGTGCTGGTAAAAGTACATTAGCTGATCTTCTTCTAGGTATTTTAAGTGCCGATAGTGGATATATAAAAATTGATAATATCACACTTGATGAAGAGCATATGTATAGCTGGCGAGAATTAATAAGCTATGTTCCCCAAGATACATATCTTTTTAATGAGAGTATCAAAGACAACTTATTATGGGCAGCTCCAAAAGCTACTGATGAAGATATTCATGAAGCTTTAAAATTAGCTGCTTTGTATGATTTTGTTGTCAAACTACCTAATGACATAAATACTGTTATAGGAGATAGAGGTGTATATTTATCAGGTGGACAGAAACAAAGACTAGCTATAGCTAGAGCGCTACTAAGAAAACCCAAAGTGCTATTATTAGATGAGGCTACTAGTGCTCTTGATATACAAAATGAAGAACTAATATACGAAACTCTCAAAAAACTTAAAGGGCAAATAACTATTATCATTATAACTCATAGATTATCAACTTTAAGAGCTACAGATAATATCATTGTAATGAACAGTGGTAAAATTATTGAACAAGGAAACTATCAAAAGTTAAGTAGTATTGCAGACTCTCAATTTAATAAAGTTTTTTCAATTAATAATAATACAAAATATTTAGGAGAACATATATGA
- a CDS encoding PqqD family peptide modification chaperone: MNKINLKDKISRNNDFYSSEIDNELIMMDISNNNFYTTGEIGNRIWELLEFEISCEDICQQLCQEYDISVERCQQDTINFLNQLLDKKAIRVKK; encoded by the coding sequence ATGAATAAAATAAATCTAAAAGATAAAATATCTAGAAATAATGACTTTTACTCTTCAGAGATAGATAATGAACTAATAATGATGGATATTAGTAATAATAATTTCTATACTACTGGAGAAATTGGCAATAGAATTTGGGAATTATTAGAGTTTGAAATTAGTTGTGAGGATATATGCCAACAACTGTGTCAAGAATATGATATTTCTGTAGAACGATGTCAACAAGATACAATAAATTTCCTAAATCAATTATTAGATAAAAAAGCTATACGAGTAAAAAAATGA
- a CDS encoding lasso peptide biosynthesis B2 protein, which yields MIIQKAFRKLRTATKMPLKRKIWFIILYPISGIARFASLTLSFKKIFWYLGYIYENKQLSIPADEQQIILAYKISRTATLVSKYVPWESKCLIEAIMVKTLLRYYKIPYVIHIGIIKTDQENKSFLGHAWVKVSDNIVIGGDGQGCKNYSINCTITSINFKIKA from the coding sequence ATGATCATACAAAAAGCATTCAGAAAACTTCGCACAGCTACTAAGATGCCTTTAAAAAGGAAAATCTGGTTTATAATACTTTACCCGATTAGTGGCATAGCTAGATTTGCATCATTAACATTAAGCTTTAAAAAAATATTTTGGTATTTAGGTTATATTTATGAGAATAAACAACTTTCTATTCCTGCTGATGAGCAGCAAATAATACTAGCATATAAAATCAGTAGAACAGCTACATTAGTATCAAAATATGTACCATGGGAATCCAAATGTCTTATCGAAGCGATTATGGTAAAAACTTTATTAAGATATTACAAAATACCATATGTAATTCACATTGGCATAATAAAAACTGATCAAGAAAATAAATCTTTTTTAGGCCATGCATGGGTTAAAGTTAGTGATAACATAGTTATTGGCGGGGATGGCCAGGGTTGTAAAAACTATAGTATAAATTGCACCATCACATCAATTAATTTTAAAATAAAAGCTTAA
- a CDS encoding asparagine synthase-related protein — protein sequence MFHGIFFRKDSNLEKIPQQIIDGSNQKLNIDPQRKIIKTIYDNNYWFAQALEKNSNKSIYIQKNIIIVGWIKLYNQGEILSQLKLHSNKVSDEELIAGLYEEYGSSLTKYLHGDYSFVVFDTFNNQALCVRDHMGTRPFYYYLDEKIFVFSTSQVLFNILDIINVSASQEWICRFLAGGTNMDFKKTAYNEIFKIPPAHFLEISSDSYQKQKYFEFSIEKNFLNDDSQYFEEYEKKVKKAITERFINSKHPIGSEISGGIDSSTVTAYIAKYFDQPISNLYTYGFTHLDQEPEYALLVNQVYGLPNAFICSGNSYDENSCKNPLDILGAPVEHGNATFHEIFYKNASENGVKSLFSGFGGDEFVTSIHGDLVAFELLANKDYRGICKHFGGNIITKPLRILRFLVKNNIKRGKKSFKMLNAFKSRWPYFCVKDEFVKKHHLKDRYFEVGNFDNGYTNLDKFTLEKRWVSFVPTRMDNCSLMAATYGIDYFWPLLDVRLIQSFLSMPNTLKFHNGYGRYLHRKAVEKIVPKKIIWKKSKYMGEPFSTKTSIKSKLELDTNLYPQLSELVDIDKLKTQISNYNDSIQTDKNISIVINKNIAAINNINRWLKHFNLTIK from the coding sequence GTGTTTCACGGCATTTTTTTCAGAAAAGATAGTAATTTAGAGAAAATTCCACAGCAAATAATTGATGGATCAAACCAAAAACTAAATATAGATCCTCAAAGAAAAATAATTAAAACAATATATGATAATAACTACTGGTTTGCTCAAGCATTAGAAAAAAATTCAAATAAAAGTATTTATATACAAAAAAATATTATTATTGTAGGTTGGATAAAGCTATATAATCAAGGTGAAATTTTGTCACAGCTAAAATTACATTCTAATAAAGTCTCTGACGAAGAACTTATCGCAGGATTATACGAGGAATATGGAAGTTCACTTACAAAATATCTACATGGCGATTACTCTTTTGTGGTTTTTGATACTTTTAATAATCAAGCTCTATGTGTTAGAGACCATATGGGAACTAGACCATTTTACTATTATTTAGACGAAAAAATTTTTGTTTTTTCTACTTCTCAAGTTCTCTTCAACATACTAGATATAATAAATGTCTCAGCAAGTCAAGAATGGATATGTAGATTTCTAGCTGGTGGTACAAATATGGATTTCAAAAAAACTGCTTATAACGAGATTTTTAAAATTCCTCCAGCTCATTTTTTAGAAATTTCTAGTGATAGTTATCAAAAACAAAAATACTTTGAATTTTCTATAGAAAAAAATTTTTTAAATGATGATAGTCAATATTTTGAAGAATATGAAAAGAAAGTCAAAAAAGCAATCACTGAGAGATTTATTAATAGCAAACACCCTATTGGTAGTGAAATAAGTGGCGGTATAGATTCTTCAACAGTTACTGCATATATTGCTAAATATTTTGATCAACCTATAAGTAATCTTTATACATACGGATTTACTCATCTAGATCAGGAACCAGAATATGCTTTGCTTGTAAATCAAGTTTATGGTTTACCAAATGCTTTCATTTGCTCTGGAAATAGCTATGATGAAAACAGTTGCAAAAATCCTTTAGATATTTTAGGAGCTCCCGTTGAGCATGGAAATGCTACATTCCATGAAATATTTTATAAAAATGCTTCCGAGAATGGTGTCAAAAGTTTATTCTCTGGGTTTGGTGGTGATGAATTTGTCACATCTATCCACGGGGACTTAGTTGCTTTTGAGTTATTAGCCAATAAAGATTACAGAGGAATATGCAAACATTTTGGTGGTAACATAATTACTAAACCTCTAAGAATATTACGCTTTTTAGTAAAAAATAATATTAAACGTGGAAAAAAAAGCTTTAAAATGCTTAATGCTTTTAAATCACGCTGGCCATATTTTTGTGTTAAGGATGAGTTTGTCAAAAAACATCATCTCAAAGATAGATATTTTGAAGTAGGTAATTTTGATAATGGCTATACTAACTTAGATAAATTTACACTAGAGAAAAGATGGGTAAGCTTTGTGCCTACGCGTATGGATAATTGCTCTCTTATGGCTGCTACCTATGGTATTGATTATTTTTGGCCATTACTCGACGTTAGATTGATTCAAAGTTTCTTATCAATGCCAAATACTCTAAAATTTCACAATGGTTACGGCAGATATCTACATAGAAAAGCAGTAGAAAAAATCGTTCCTAAGAAAATCATTTGGAAAAAGAGTAAATATATGGGCGAACCTTTTTCAACCAAAACAAGCATTAAGTCTAAATTAGAACTAGATACAAACCTTTATCCGCAATTAAGCGAATTAGTTGATATAGACAAACTAAAAACTCAAATAAGTAATTATAATGATTCAATCCAAACTGATAAGAATATTAGTATAGTTATAAATAAAAATATTGCTGCTATTAATAATATAAACCGATGGCTAAAACACTTTAATTTGACAATAAAATGA
- a CDS encoding transposase: protein MNQLEMISLNDLVPRNHIYRKFVSIWNFKNVAKKLKKFEKDNPYKGYGMLRLFKCLLLQFMEDLSDRELEKYLQENNAAKWFCEFTLLEKTPDHSVFCKFRKNIGTRFISEIFNDLRKQLKQQGFINEVFSFVDASHLIAKANLWKERDKAIKEKYEKLNNEILPKVAIDKQARIGCKGKDKFWYGYKKHTSVDMQSGLINKVAVTPANVTDAKGIKYVCPDGGAIYADKGYCTKYANKTARDNCCDLKAIKKNNMLGKNHDQDSWFSAIRSPYERVFAHQDKRVRYRGVSKNHFAELMKSICFNLKRLVVLDPLNLCLN, encoded by the coding sequence ATGAATCAACTAGAGATGATAAGTCTTAATGACTTAGTACCGAGAAATCATATATATCGTAAGTTTGTATCGATTTGGAATTTTAAAAATGTTGCTAAGAAATTAAAAAAGTTTGAAAAAGATAACCCTTATAAAGGTTATGGAATGCTACGTTTATTTAAATGTTTGCTATTACAATTTATGGAAGATCTTAGCGATAGAGAATTAGAGAAATATCTACAAGAAAATAACGCAGCAAAATGGTTTTGTGAATTTACATTATTAGAAAAAACTCCCGATCATAGTGTATTTTGTAAATTTAGAAAGAATATAGGTACTCGTTTTATATCGGAAATTTTTAATGATTTAAGAAAGCAATTAAAACAACAAGGATTTATCAATGAAGTCTTTAGTTTTGTTGATGCTAGTCACTTAATAGCTAAAGCTAATCTTTGGAAAGAAAGAGATAAAGCTATCAAAGAGAAATATGAAAAGTTAAATAATGAAATACTTCCTAAAGTAGCTATAGATAAGCAAGCACGTATAGGCTGTAAAGGTAAAGATAAATTTTGGTATGGTTATAAGAAACATACTAGTGTAGATATGCAGAGTGGACTGATTAATAAAGTAGCTGTGACACCTGCCAACGTTACAGATGCAAAGGGTATAAAATATGTTTGCCCTGATGGTGGTGCGATTTATGCTGATAAGGGATACTGTACAAAATATGCTAACAAAACTGCCAGGGATAACTGTTGTGACCTTAAAGCCATAAAGAAGAATAATATGCTTGGTAAAAATCATGATCAAGACAGTTGGTTTAGTGCTATACGTTCACCTTATGAAAGAGTGTTTGCTCATCAGGATAAACGTGTTAGATATAGAGGAGTTTCAAAAAATCACTTTGCTGAACTGATGAAATCTATTTGCTTCAATCTTAAGCGACTTGTAGTGCTTGACCCACTCAATTTGTGCTTGAACTAG
- a CDS encoding serine/threonine protein kinase, translating to MHIYKIFGLIIASEIQLPVCQEKPELENQANVFIKFDEVRKYLPNDIKDLNKHTFVKPNNIWLHIKENAWIHIHDGKYITVELLANADLQTICLYLFGSGIGALIHQQGKAIIHGNTIETNNGCVVFTGDSGAGKSTLATAMYKKGYSFIADDLAVINNKLEVEPGIPRLKIWQDTANQLNINTRDLNQIRLLVDKYSYPIEENICLNPKPITAIFLLENHQHNNFEIQEIKSIAKLSELQKHTYRKFYVKRMGYQQQFFKLNSQLAKNISLYKIIRPANKFGFQIEKLINIVEDIITTYNH from the coding sequence ATGCATATTTATAAAATTTTTGGACTAATAATAGCTAGTGAAATACAATTACCAGTATGCCAAGAAAAGCCAGAACTTGAAAATCAAGCAAATGTTTTCATAAAATTTGATGAAGTAAGAAAATACTTACCCAATGATATTAAGGATTTAAATAAACATACTTTTGTTAAACCAAATAATATCTGGCTACATATAAAAGAAAATGCTTGGATACATATACATGATGGTAAATACATTACAGTTGAATTACTCGCAAATGCAGATTTACAAACTATATGCCTATATCTATTTGGCTCAGGAATTGGTGCTTTGATTCATCAACAAGGCAAAGCCATAATTCATGGTAATACTATTGAAACCAATAATGGTTGTGTAGTTTTCACAGGCGACTCAGGAGCTGGTAAATCTACACTAGCAACAGCTATGTATAAAAAAGGATATTCTTTTATAGCTGATGATCTAGCAGTTATAAATAATAAACTCGAAGTAGAACCTGGAATACCAAGACTTAAAATCTGGCAGGATACTGCAAATCAGCTAAATATTAATACAAGAGACCTTAATCAAATAAGGTTGCTTGTAGATAAATATTCATACCCTATTGAAGAAAATATCTGTCTAAATCCTAAACCTATTACAGCAATATTTTTACTCGAAAATCATCAACATAATAATTTTGAAATACAAGAAATAAAAAGTATAGCAAAACTAAGCGAGCTGCAAAAACATACCTATCGTAAATTTTATGTCAAAAGAATGGGATATCAACAACAATTTTTTAAACTAAATAGCCAACTTGCTAAAAATATATCTTTATACAAGATTATCAGACCTGCTAATAAATTTGGTTTTCAAATTGAAAAGTTAATCAATATAGTAGAAGATATTATTACTACCTATAACCATTAA
- a CDS encoding transposase gives MNQLEMISLNDLVPRNHIYRKFVSIWDFKNVAKKLKKFEKDNPYKGYGMLRLFKCLLLQFMEDLSDRELEKYLQENNAAKWFCEFTLLEKTPDHSVFCKFRKNIGTRFISEIFNDLRKQLKQQGFINEVFSFVDASHLIAKANLWKERDKAIKEKYEKLNNEILPKVAIDKQARIGCKGKDKFWYGYKKHTSVDMQSGLINKVAVTPANVTDAKGIKYVCPDGGAIYADKGYCTKYANKTARDNCCDLKAIKKNNMLGKNHDQDSWFSAIRSPYERVFAHQDKRVRYRGVSKNHFAELMKSICFNLKRLVVLDPLNLCLN, from the coding sequence ATGAATCAACTAGAGATGATAAGTCTTAATGACTTAGTACCGAGAAATCATATATATCGTAAGTTTGTATCGATTTGGGATTTTAAAAATGTTGCTAAGAAATTAAAGAAGTTTGAAAAAGATAACCCTTATAAAGGTTATGGAATGCTACGTTTATTTAAATGTTTGCTATTACAATTTATGGAAGATCTTAGCGATAGAGAATTAGAGAAATATCTGCAAGAAAATAACGCAGCAAAATGGTTTTGTGAATTTACATTATTAGAAAAAACTCCCGATCATAGTGTATTTTGTAAATTTAGAAAGAATATAGGTACTCGTTTTATATCGGAAATTTTTAATGATTTAAGAAAGCAATTAAAACAACAAGGATTTATCAATGAAGTCTTTAGTTTTGTTGATGCTAGTCACTTAATAGCTAAAGCTAATCTTTGGAAAGAAAGAGATAAAGCTATCAAAGAGAAATATGAAAAGTTAAATAATGAAATACTTCCTAAAGTAGCTATAGATAAGCAAGCACGTATAGGCTGTAAAGGTAAAGATAAATTTTGGTATGGTTATAAGAAACATACTAGTGTAGATATGCAGAGTGGACTGATTAATAAAGTAGCTGTGACACCTGCCAACGTTACAGATGCAAAGGGTATAAAATATGTTTGCCCTGATGGTGGTGCGATTTATGCTGATAAGGGATACTGTACAAAATATGCTAACAAAACTGCCAGGGATAACTGTTGTGACCTTAAAGCCATAAAGAAGAATAATATGCTTGGTAAAAATCATGATCAAGACAGTTGGTTTAGTGCTATACGTTCACCTTATGAAAGAGTGTTTGCTCATCAGGATAAACGTGTTAGATATAGAGGAGTTTCAAAAAATCACTTTGCTGAACTGATGAAATCTATTTGCTTCAATCTTAAGCGACTTGTAGTGCTTGACCCACTCAATTTGTGCTTGAACTAG